In one window of Falco cherrug isolate bFalChe1 chromosome 10, bFalChe1.pri, whole genome shotgun sequence DNA:
- the TMEM138 gene encoding transmembrane protein 138, whose protein sequence is MLQTSNYSLVLFLQFLLLFYDLFVNSFSELLRTAPAVQLVLFIIQDIAILFNVIIIFLMFFNTFIFQAGLVNLLFHKFKGTILLSAAYLALSISFHIWVMNLRWRDSSRFVWTEGLQTLFVFQRLAAVLYCYFYKRTAVHLGDPLFYQDSLWLRKEFAQFHS, encoded by the exons ATGCTCCAGACCAGCAACTACAGCCTGGTGCTGTTCCTGCAgttcctcctgcttttctatGACCTCTTTGTCAACTCCTTCTCAGAGCTGCTCCGCACGGCCCCCGCTGTCCAGCTTGTTCTTTTCAT CATCCAGGACATTGCTATTCTCTTCAACgtcatcatcatcttcctcaTGTTCTTCAACACCTTCATCTTCCAGGCCGGGCTGGTCAACCTCCTCTTCCACAAGTTCAAGGGGACCATTCTGCTGTCTGCAGCCTACCTGGCGCTTAGCATCTCCTTCCACATCTGGGTTATG AACCTGCGGTGGCGGGACTCCAGCCGCTTCGTGTGGACCGAAGGCCTGCAGaccctttttgttttccagcgGCTGG CGGCCGTGCTCTACTGTTACTTCTACAAGAGGACAGCGGTGCACCTGGGCGATCCCCTCTTCTACCAGGACTCACTCTGGCTGCGCAAGGAGTTTGCACAGTTCCACAGCTGA
- the TMEM216 gene encoding transmembrane protein 216: MAPRSRQRSSAPLQVLLFLNGWYSATYFLLEAFVFVYKVLLLPYPFTNLVLDVVLLFLYLGTEATRIFFGSKGNLCQRKVPLSISLALTIPAAVMATYYLLLQTYALRLEAILNATLLLFYAVELLLGILALVSFSSVDSY; the protein is encoded by the exons ATGGCGCCCAGGA GCCGCCAGCGCTCCTCGGCACCGCTGCAGGTCCTGCTTTTCCTCAACGGGTGGTACAGCGCGACTTACTTCCTGCTGGAGGCCTTCGTCTTCGTGTACAAGG tgctgctgctgccgtaCCCCTTCACCAACCTGGTGCTGGACGttgtgctgctcttcctctACCTCGGCACTGAGGCCACTCGCATCTTCTTCG GGTCCAaaggcaacctgtgccagcggAAGGTGCCGCTCTCCATCAGCCTGGCCCTGACCATCCCGGCAGCTGTGATGGCAACCTAttacctgctgctgcagacctACGCCCTGCGCCTGGAAGCCATCCTCAACGCCACCCTCCTGCTCTTCTACGCCgtagagctgctgctgggcatcTTGGCGCTGGTCTCCTTCTCCAG TGTGGATTCGTACTGA